Proteins co-encoded in one Hyla sarda isolate aHylSar1 chromosome 4, aHylSar1.hap1, whole genome shotgun sequence genomic window:
- the PDCD7 gene encoding programmed cell death protein 7: protein MERRQRQSDGTWDGPRYGGNSSSAQHPPGLRPEAPRHGEAPPSVLYPGGPWESRPPYEGSGQRPRRDYTQQEHNEPLQHGGPQTMPQFRPLHPGMFPRGGSRPGVPPHGPVEQIGSQPRLPHRQPADRYGSDGLQAPNIPPDVSFSQHRAPEGLMHYNAPRYGIPEAGFQRRPQHMIHAMAHQDVSEHRQRSQDVGRRHDTMYQPGEQPLVQLHDAMYQPGERPSNVQRHDTMYQPGERPSNVQRHDTMYQPGERPSNVQLHDTMYQPGERPSNVQRHDTMYQPGERPSNVQLHDTMYQPGERPSNVQRHDTMYQPGERPSNVQRHDTMYQPGEQLPVQRHDTMYQPGERLANVQPHAAMYQPGEQPPTIQHHESMYQPREKPANVQIHNAVYQPEERPPTVQLHDPMYQSGERPNVQCHVPTYQSGEQPPNVQLHDTIYQLDERPPNVQRHGVPQLTSGEHKDPMYSEHTQPRSEKPEAYQPAVFHQGGPNSFRGLDPALAPYGGQQPYGFQHDNRSNMPLPYQNEGSQPGLHNLRSPPVPDTFSYRAPSPGIQQISNPLQPVPTQNSPCTDNPQQGHYHLPPVHGRQPNPSYTFPTLEGSAFNGSFKEEDLEDLRFQRSRSHPQHLLEQQQSVTHQDIRQGPDPPVPLGMAGDRYFEQDVPFPQQEVTDRRDPHLLLQHGVPFVPQSTTHSEESIMHLDRHTELENNGPSDKDVFMHWLSGFLSCRRKTLSTKPVAVQTCSIAEARGLIYGALQLVSQLDSLCQALESNNKAGEPRGQDYEKAAGIRVDLEKRLKELEKPGYIQGVKMKLNRVHKKRLRWQRRKQVTEEEEKVSAERSAEKEASIDQWRMQCIQKVEEKKRERELKATADSVLGEVRKKQNDVKKMLDVLKALEKLRKLRKEAAGRKGVHPPPSADETFANHIKRLRTMVHKRSALYDAEEKTLRVILEGEQEEERQREKDKRQRKEKEKILQKQRELDSILFGDTEPLPALHPLLPFRQYYLQAEHSVVSLVKIRHEWDQFLVPPDHPDGSSIPRGWVVPTVPSNDTWASALKPSD from the exons ATGGAGAGGAGGCAGCGGCAATCTGATGGGACGTGGGACGGTCCCCGGTATGGCGGTAACAGCAGCTCTGCACAGCACCCACCGGGGCTCCGTCCAGAGGCTCCTAGACATGGAGAGGCGCCCCCCAGTGTTCTGTACCCGGGCGGCCCCTGGGAGAGCAGGCCTCCGTATGAAGGCTCCGGGCAGAGGCCGCGCAGAGACTATACACAGCAGGAGCACAATGAGCCGCTACAGCACGGGGGACCCCAGACTATGCCCCAGTTCAGACCCCTGCATCCTGGAATGTTCCCACGTGGTGGTTCGAGGCCAGGCGTGCCTCCCCATGGTCCTGTGGAGCAGATAGGATCCCAGCCCAGGCTCCCTCACAGGCAACCAGCTGATCGGTATGGCAGTGATGGTCTGCAGGCTCCCAATATACCCCCTGATGTCTCCTTCTCCCAGCACAGGGCACCGGAGGGTCTGATGcattataatgccccccgctATGGCATTCCAGAGGCAGGATTCCAAAGAAGACCCCAACACATGATACATGCAATGGCCCATCAAGATGTGTCCGAGCACAGACAAAGGAGCCAAGATGTGGGCCGGCGCCATGATACCATGTACCAGCCAGGAGAACAACCACTTGTACAGCTCCATGATGCTATGTACCAGCCGGGAGAGAGACCGTCTAATGTACAGCGCCATGATACCATGTACCAGCCGGGAGAGAGACCGTCTAATGTACAGCGCCATGATACCATGTACCAGCCAGGAGAGAGACCGTCTAATGTACAGCTCCATGATACCATGTACCAGCCGGGAGAGAGACCGTCTAATGTACAGCGCCATGATACCATGTACCAGCCAGGAGAGAGACCGTCTAATGTACAGCTCCATGATACCATGTACCAGCCAGGAGAGAGACCGTCTAATGTACAGCGCCATGATACCATGTATCAACCAGGAGAGAGACCGTCTAACGTACAGCGCCATGATACCATGTATCAGCCAGGAGAACAACTGCCCGTACAGCGGCATGATACCATGTACCAGCCAGGAGAGAGACTGGCTAATGTACAGCCTCATGCTGCTATGTACCAGCCTGGAGAGCAACCGCCTACTATTCAGCACCATGAATCTATGTACCAACCAAGAGAGAAACCGGCTAATGTACAGATCCACAATGCTGTGTACCAACCAGAAGAACGACCTCCTACTGTTCAGCTCCATGATCCTATGTACCAGTCAGGAGAGCGACCTAATGTACAGTGCCATGTTCCTACATACCAGTCTGGAGAGCAACCTCCTAACGTACAGCTCCATGATACTATATATCAGCTAGACGAGCGACCTCCTAATGTACAGCGCCATGGGGTACCCCAACTTACATCAGGTGAGCACAAAGACCCCATGTATTCAGAACACACACAGCCTAGGAGTGAGAAGCCTGAGGCCTATCAGCCTGCCGTCTTCCATCAAGGTGGTCCGAACAGTTTTAGGGGTCTTGATCCAGCATTAGCTCCGTATGGTGGACAACAACCTTATGGTTTCCAGCATGACAATAGAAGTAATATGCCTCTACCATACCAAAATGAAGGATCCCAACCAGGATTACATAATCTGAGAAGCCCTCCAGTGCCAGATACTTTCAGCTACAGGGCCCCATCCCCGGGAATCCAGCAAATCTCTAACCCATTACAGCCTGTACCCACCCAAAACTCCCCTTGTACTGATAACCCACAACAAGGGCACTATCATTTACCCCCAGTGCATGGAAGGCAACCCAATCCTTCCTACACTTTCCCCACACTAGAAGGCTCTGCTTTTAATGGATCTTTTAAGGAGGAGGACTTGGAGGATCTCCGGTTCCAGAGATCCCGCAGTCATCCACAACATCTTCTGGAGCAGCAGCAGTCTGTCACACACCAAGATATAAGACAAGGTCCAGATCCACCTGTTCCTTTAGGAATGGCTGGTGATAGGTATTTCGAGCAGGATGTTCCTTTTCCTCAGCAAGAAGTAACAGACAGGCGAGACCCACATTTATTGCTGCAGCATGGTGTTCCATTTGTCCCGCAGTCCACCACTCACAGTGAGGAAAGCATTATGCATTTGGATAGGCACACTGAGCTAGAGAACAATGGGCCTTCAGATAAAGATGTATTCATGCACTGGCTTTCTGGCTTCTTATCATGTCGAAGAAAGACTCTTTCAACCAAGCCTGTTGCTGTTCAAACTTGCTCAATAGCTGAAGCACGTGGGCTAATCTATGGTGCTCTTCAATTGGTATCACAACTCGATTCTTTATGCCAGGCTCTGGAAAGCAATAATAAGGCAGGAGAGCCACGGGGACAGGACTATGAAAAAGCAGCTGGCATACGAGTAGATCTAGAGAAGAGATTAAAGGAGCTAGAGAAGCCAGGGTATATCCAGGGTGTTAAGATGAAATTGAATAGAGTGCACAAGAAAAGGCTTCGCTGGCAGCGCAGGAAACAAGTGactgaggaggaagaaaaggtgtcagcagagcgatCTGCAGAAAAGGAGGCCAGCATTGATCAGTGGAGAATGCAGTGTATCCAGAAGGTGGAGGAGAAGAAACGG gaacgaGAGCTTAAAGCTACTGCTGACTCTGTACTTGGGGAGGTGAGGAAGAAGCaaaatgatgtaaaaaaaatgctggatGTTTTAAAGGCTTTAGAGAAGCTACGGAAGCTGAGGAAAGAAGCAGCTGGAAGAAAAG GTGTCCATCCACCACCATCTGCTGATGAAACATTTGCAAATCACATAAAGAGGCTTCGGACTATGGTGCACAAGCGTAGTGCATTATATGATGCGGAGGAGAAGACTCTGAGGGTCATACTGGAAGGAGAGCAAGAGGAGGAGCGGCAGAGAGAGAAGGATAAGAGACAACGAAAGGAAAAGGAGAAAATATTGCAGAAGCAGCGAGAACTAGACTCTATTTTGTTTGGTGACACAG AACCTCTACCTGCTCTGCATCCTCTTCTGCCATTTCGCCAGTATTATCTGCAAGCTGAGCACTCAGTTGTGTCCCTTGTTAAGATCCG ACACGAATGGGATCAATTCTTGGTCCCACCTGATCATCCTGATGGCAGCAGTATCCCCCGTGGATGGGTTGTTCCCACTGTTCCCTCTAATGACACCTGGGCCTCAGCCTTGAAGCCATCGGATTGA